TGGTTGTTTTCCTGTCAATTTCTGGTTTTGttaataaaccaatacataacaTTTGATGACTTTGGTataatgttaaataaaaaaaaaaaactgtgtgtgtgtgttggatgtatttttgtgtctgtctgcacatacatacatgcctctgCAAGTAGATAAGGGTCTTTATTCGTGGTTGTAGTGGAGACGacttaccagcaccaccaccccgAATAAACGCTGCCTTGTGGGGTAGTTCACtctgagagaaaacaaaaaaactggcTGTCAGCTAGACTGGATTTCCAGCAACCTCCTGTCATGTTGGGAGTGGATGGATGGGTAATCCTTACCCCTAAATCTTTCTCTCCCATAACAAATGCAGTGATACCAGGCAAATGTGTACCCCTCCCCCCACTGCCCCTATAATACTATAAGTGTAGAGGAATATTCTGCCACATGGAACAGGGATTTCGAATCTTGGATTGTCATCTATGTCCCACTGGTTGAGTATTGTGTATCTGCAGCCTGTCTTTCAGAATATGTCTCAGTCTTGCCAAAAATCTTCAGGCATTTCCCTGAAGCTTGCTTCTTCTGTTTGACatgttgtctgtgtatgtgtggaagaggAATCTAAtggatgcgtatgtgtgtgtctatgtgtgcgtgtgcttcttattgtgtgtgtgcttttatgcatttatgtgtgtggtcgccttactggcacctgtaccggtgccatgtgtaaaaggatttgagcaaggtcattgccagtactgcctgactggcccctgtgccagtgacacgtaaaaagcaccctctatgctcacggagtggttggcgttaggaagggcatccagttgtagaaactctgtcagatcaagattggagctgggtgcagccatctggttcgccatccCTCAgtgaaaatcgtccaacccatgctagcatggaaagcggacgttaaacaatgatgatgatgttgaatgtGGATATAACAAAAACGTCGCATTTTaaacttggagaaaaaaaaagcctTGTTTATTTGTTCTCACCTGTTTCATTTGTGTAAGTAAAATCCGTAAATTTCTAAGAAGAAGACGAGATCAATGTCGAAAAAGCCGTATTAGTTACAATGCAACATGCATCAACGAACTGAAATATTGCAACATGCATGGCAAAGaggaaggcacacacacacctaaacaggCGACACATGGAGCAGAACAAGCATGCACAGACGTACACAAGGCTGTTGACAAGGAAACACGTGCATGTAGTCTCATGGCTGGAAGACTTTCATCAGTTGTTTGGGTTTGCTAGAAATAAGCAactaatctccctcaaatcacacatatTCTACAGAAAAATAAGAAGGCATATTGGACTTGTAATCTCCCATTTacaaaatgatgggatggtcacaactggattgCCTTTTATCATAGGCACCAGATTAACTAATTCCCCAATTATGTCAAAATTTCTGTTTATTCCATTCCAAACATTTTGTTTTGTGCTGTCTTCTCTCATCTCTCGTGAGAAGAACTGGAAATTTATGGAAGGTATATTCACCGAATTTTTCTATTTGTGGAATGTATGTATACGCCAGACCATTCTCTTTAtagaatgcatatacataaagcTCTCTATTTgtagagtgcatatatataccagacatttattatttttctgtattgttgaaaattcaaattacCGCCTATAAAAGCTTGAAAAGGTTGGCGACTAAGCAAGGGAAGTAATCAACCTACTTCTGTAGTAGTTATCTCCCTCTTTCAAGGCTTCGCCATTAtaaggttggtgcataattattgcggctttttaaaaataaaatttattcaacaCAAACTATAACAACATTTAactaaaacatctttaaatgataattctggagcatattcaccatccacTTCAATTTCTACTTGgcgttttgtttaaattttttgttgaataaaatttattgaacaaaaaGCGGCAATAATTCATGCCCCAACCCaatatattttccattgctttcaccCCAGTTAttgcattatataaatatgtaatacccAACATACCCGTTTTACTATCGACGCCTTATACTCTTCATACTTTTTACtctccaccccacccacccctccCTTTATGTTCTGCCCTGAATCTTCTTGATTcgttctgttttcttttactttctccccCAAACTGAGATTCACCAGAGACTACATCTCCACCGTTGTCCTCCATTCCCCTGCATTCAAATTTATCCTCATCTCTAAGCATCTCTTTTCACGCAGTTGTGAACCTACTCATCCACCCATCCTTATTCTCCCtctccactccaccaccaccaccatcctgtCTCCTTTTCCATTAGAGTCACAATGTGCCTCTTCTCATTACCtgacataaagccacctccctcaatactgtgCCTCTGTTCAGCTGAGTAgttaaggtgcatggctcagtagttagtgtcgcgcttacgatcgtgaggttgtgagttcgattcccgggccagggtgcgtgttgtgttcttgagcaagacactttatttcacattgctccagttcagtcaaCTGTGGAagtgagttgtgacgtcacaggtgccaagctgtatcggcccctttgcctttcccttggataacatcaatggcataAAGAGGGGagtccggtatgcatgggtgactgctggcctcccataaaacaaccttgcctggacttgttcctcggagggtaactttctaggtgcaatcccatggtcattcatgaccgaagggggtcacaaaaaCAACATTAGGAagagtagtctgaatgctaaacagTTGATTCCATATTATCAGGGATTAGCTGTGGTTCTTAAGAAACCCAACAAAAAGAATTCTTCAAtgttttgaccccccccccccttcccatTTTCCTGTaaactgtcattatcatcatcatcatcgtttaacgtccgctttccatgctagcatgggttggactaatcATCAGTCTGAAATGTTATTTAtgtttaattttgtattattgttgtttacatcttatttgttttgctgttttttaaaactttttattctttgtgttgtttgtattTAGAAAATGTCTTCAATTTTTTTTCGTTGTAGGTTACATCTCTTCAGCCGATGGTTCTGCCCTTGTGAAGACTGGAGATACCGCTGTGATATGTGGTATTAAAGTGGAACTGGCAATACCGAAATGTGAAGAACCAGACCAAGGTTTCATTGTACCTAATTTGGAACTGTCTACTCTGTGTTCCCCCAATTTCCGACCAGGACCTCCAGGGGACCAGGCACAACGCACAAGCCAGATGCTTTTTGATATAGTAAAGAATTCAAACTGTTTAGATCTGAAGGACCTGTGCATCACCCCTGGGAAGTTAGTTTGGGTGTTATACTGTGACATGATCTGCCTTGATTATGATGGTAATGTTTTAGACGTGGCACTCCTGTCTCTGATGGCAGCTCTTTATAATTGCCAATTACCTAAAGTGACTGTGGATGAAGACTCCCTTGAAATCAGTGTTGATTTCGACAGCAGGCGACCCCTCAACATCCACTCTCATCCTGTATCGACGACATTTAGTTTAATGGATGGTAACATTCTACTGATGGACCCCTGTATTGGAGAAGAGAACCTCTCCGATGGCACCGTTACGATCTGCACTTGTGACCAGAAACTGTGTGGTGTGTTTAAGCCAGGTGGAGCCAAAATATCTGATGAGAAATTATTTCAGTGTATTTCTCGTGCAGAGGAGCAAGGTGCCAAGGTGCAGTGTTTGTTGCAGAAAGCCTTAAAGAGTAAAACAGACAATAAAACAGAATGATTACTTGGCAGTCttggatttattttatttttatattttaccttcTTCACGTGTTGGAACGGTTGTGTTCTTGGTTTATTCCACAGGTATGTGGTTCTACACAGCTGATGTCTTGTGAGTGAGCTACAGAAATTTAGTTTGATAtataaaagggagaaaaagagaatgaaccAAGCAAAACATATGGTATCTTTTtaggtcaccatcatcatcatcatcatcaccattgtcgttgtttaacgtctgtcttccatgctggcatgggttggagcaTGTCATTTTTAATCCAAACATAGTTGCAGAGTTGTTAGAGAAAATAAGGGATTAAGAAATAAGGCATAAAGtgtcattacagctgtttctagaatagttgAGCATATGGTGTATAAGTCATTGAGCAAAGATTTCCATATAAACCAAGTATACACTGTTCGTGATGGAAGAATTAAGAAATATCCTTAGAAGGCAGTAGTTACAAAtttagttcaatatatatatatatatatatatatatgtagtatatatatatagtcgtgacttctggaacttgactgaggaaagaaggccacaAATGACCCATCTTTTTTGCCTGTcattctaattgttgtttttattgtcctctattgcgatatatatatatatatatatatatatatatatatgtgtgtgtgtgtatatatatatataaaatgtgtgtgtgtgtttggcttgGTGGTAAAGCTGTTGGCCTCATTACCATAAGTGTTttttgtttcaattcctggagcaGGCAGTGCATTGTCCCTCCTTGTCCTCCAGATTAGGAGGGCTAAGAAAggtatctatgtctgtctatgaCTTCATAGGCGTTTAAAGTAATTACTTTCTACCATAAATCTTTGCCAATGATGGCAATGctttttgcatttgtatttgttttgttgtttacctCCCCACTCCAT
This portion of the Octopus sinensis linkage group LG12, ASM634580v1, whole genome shotgun sequence genome encodes:
- the LOC115218021 gene encoding exosome complex component RRP43, with the translated sequence MAEDFEAAQPLEYLRKFLKNDIRPDGRELGESRSIIVNIGYISSADGSALVKTGDTAVICGIKVELAIPKCEEPDQGFIVPNLELSTLCSPNFRPGPPGDQAQRTSQMLFDIVKNSNCLDLKDLCITPGKLVWVLYCDMICLDYDGNVLDVALLSLMAALYNCQLPKVTVDEDSLEISVDFDSRRPLNIHSHPVSTTFSLMDGNILLMDPCIGEENLSDGTVTICTCDQKLCGVFKPGGAKISDEKLFQCISRAEEQGAKVQCLLQKALKSKTDNKTE